The Chloroflexota bacterium region GTCCAGCTGGTGCTCTGGGGGCTGACCCCGATCGGTGCCATTCCGATGGGGATCCTGGGCGATGCGACCAGCTCCTCGTTTGCGGTCGGCCTGGCCGCGGCGGTCGGGCTGGGTCTGCTTTTGGTGCTCCTGGCGGCCGCCCCGCAGATTAGGCGCCTGCAGGTTTAACCGGCGCTCCGGGCCGGCGGCGCGACTATCCGATCGCCGAGGCCGGCGTCGGATCCAGCAGCGTCACCTTGATCCGGTCCCGGTCGAGCATCTCGGCGACTCTCAGCGAAATCTCGTCCTCCCATTCGGGAGTCTGGTAGACGGCCGCATACAACCGGGTGCGCTCGGACTCGTCGGCGAAGGTCCGGATCCAGACGTAGGTGTTTTCGTCCTCGGAGCCAACGAAGCTGCCGACGATCGTCATTCCCTTCGCGCGCTGGAAGGGAATGATCACTTCCTCCATGTAATCGACCCAGTTCTGGCGCTGCCCCGGAAGGGTCTTGTACTCGCGCAGTTCGACGACCATGCTGCCTCCCCGCCAAATCTCGCCGGACGGTCCCGGTCACCGCCGATGCGCCGAACCAAAACTGGCTTCCGGCGAAAACGCGGTCACGGCCAAAGTCTAGGGGCCGTTGCCGTGGGGCGGATAGGAGCCGGCCGGGCGAAGTTCGAGCGATCCCGCCGGCCGCGCAACCCCGCTCCTCAAATAAACTTCTAATGGCCGCGCTAGGTGGGGAGATAGCGGTGCCCTGCACCCGCAAACCGCTACAGCGGGACCGAATTCCCTTCCTCGGAATTCCGGCGGTCGATTCTGGTTCGCAACCGGCGCGACGAAGGTTGGGCCCCGTGCGACGGGAAACTCCGAACTCCGTCAGGTCTGGAAGGAAGCAGCGGTAAGGGGACCTTTCCGGGCGCCGCGGGATCACCTGGCCCGAGCGGCGGGGGCGGATCGTGGCGGCCAAATGGGTTACAACGAAGGGTGCGCGGCCATAAAGGCAAATGATCCGAGGTTTCGGCCACAAGTGGTCGCTGATTCGAGCCGGTAGATGTGCGCTTCCATACTGGCCGGGGATTCGCTGCGGGCGCTGTACAACAAATACCGGCCGCAGCGGTTCGCCGACGTCGCCGGACAGCGCCACGTCGTGCGGATCCTGCAGAACGCGCTGGTGCACAAGCGTGTATCGCACGCCTACCTTTTCTCAGGCGAGCGGGGCACCGGCAAGACCACGGTCGGCCGGATCCTGGCCAAGGCTCTCAACTGCCAGCGCGGCATCCAGCCCGAACCCTGCAACGACTGCGAACACTGTCGCAGCGTCGGCAACGAGTCCTTTCTGGATCTGATCGAGATTGACGCGGCCAGCCACACTTCGGTAAACGACATCCGCGACCTGCGCGAGAAGGTCCGCTACCGCCCGGCCTCGGGCCGTTACAAGGTCTACCTGATCGACGAGGTGCACCAGCTCTCGCGCTCGGCCTACAACGCGTTCTTGAAGACCCTGGAAGAACCCCCCGACCACGCGGTTTTCATCCTCGCGACCACCGATCCGCACCGTGTCCTGCCGACCGTGCGGTCCCGGTGCCAGCACCTGCGCTTCAAGCGCATAGACCACGCGCAGATGATCGGCCAACTGGAGCGCATCGTTGGACTCGAGGAAGCGATGGCCGACGACCAGGCGCTGGCGCTGATCGCCCGCAACGCCGAAGGCAGCCTGCGGGATGCGCTGGGCCTGCTGGAACAGGGCCTTGCCTACGCCGAAAACCGCCTGACCGAGCGCCAGATGCGCGAGCTTCTGGGCACGGCCGGTTACGAAGGCGTCAGCATCGTCGCGGCCGCGATCGCGCGCGGGTCGGTCGGCGACGCGATGACCGCCCTGGCCCAATCGATCGACGACGGGGCCGATCCGACCGCACTGCACCGCCAGCTGGTCGGATTTTTCCGCGCAGTCCTGATGCTCTTGACCAGCCGCAACGAGTCGATCCTGGGCCAGTACTCGGCCGACGAGCTGGCGGTCCTGCGCGAGGTCGCCAACAACTTCGCGCGGATCCGGCAACCCCTGGCAGTGGTGGAAGCGTTGACCGAACGCCCGCCGCTCACGGCGGCCCGGCCTCCGCAGCTAGACCTTGAATTGGCGATCGTGCAGGCGGCCCTGGCCACCGGCGCCGAGGACGCGCTCCAGCCGTTGCCGGCGGTCGAAGCGCCCACAGTAAAAACCGCCGCTCCCTCCTACCCGGCGCCAGCCGCAGAACCGGACCCGCAGGCCCGGCCAGAACCCGCGGGGGCGGCCGCCAACGCCCCGGCCGCCGGACTCGAGCCATCACCCAAACCATCGGTGGACCCCGGGACCGGGCCCGAGCCGGAACCGGAACCCGAGCCGGAGCCTGCTCCGCCCCCGGGAACCGGCGATTCGGATCTGCTGGAACGATTCGAAGCGGTGCGAGAACGGTTCATCGCCCTGGTCCGCGAATGGGACCCTACCGTACAGGGACAGTTTCTGGGCGCCCCGGCCCGGATGGAGGGTTCCGCGTTGGTGCTGGGGATCCGGCAGCAGTTCGCGCTCGACCGGCTCGACAGCCCGGCCAAGCGGGCCGGCCTGGAGCAGATCGCCCAGACCGCGCTCGGAGAACCGGTCGAGTTGCGGCTCGAGCATGTTCCGAGCGATTCGGGCGGCGAGGCGTACACTGCCAGAATCGCCAGGGCTGCCGGTGAATTGCTGGGCGCCCGCGAAATCAAAGACGTATGACTCGGACCTAATCCAATGAAAAGAGACGGACGATGCAGATGATGCGCAAGATGCAGCGCCAGATGGAGAAGATCCAACAGGAGCTGGAATCGACCCGGATCGAGACCAGCGCCGGCGGCGGGCTGGTCAAGGTCGTCATCAACGGCCAGCAGGATATCGAATCAATCAGCATCTCGCCGGATGCGGTCGATCCGGAGGACGTCGAACTTCTGGAGGACCTGGTGCTGGCCGCGGTCAACGATGCCGTCGGCGAATCGCGATCGGTGGCGGCACGCAAGATGAGCGCGCTGACCGGGGGCATGAAGATTCCCGGGCTTTCCATGTGAACCCGGCCGGTTCTCCCCTGGCGGGCGGGCCCGATGCTTGACGCACAACTTCCGGGGCCGCTGCGCGAGTTGATCGAACGATTCACCGCACTGCCCGGCGTCGGGGCCAAGACCGCGACCCGCTACGCGATGCACCTATTGCGTTCCCATCCGGGGACCGCCGCCGCGCTGGCGTCGGCAATCGGCAACCTGAGCGAGCAGGTGTTTGAGTGCTCGGTCTGCCGCAACTACGCCGATTCGCAGCGCTGCCGCTACTGCACCGATCCCGATCGCCAGGACCGCGTGCTATGCGTCGTCGAAGACCCGCTGGACCTGCTCGCCCTGGAGCAGTCCGGGAGCTACGAGGGTCGTTACTTCGTCCTGCACGGGGTGCTCTCGCCGATCGACGGGGTGGGTCCGGCCGACCTGCAAATCGGCCGGCTCAGGGATCTGGTCCGCGAGCGTTCGGTTTCCGAGGTCATCGTGGCGACCAACGCCTCGATCGAGGGCGACGCGACCGCCAGCGAAATAGCGCGCCAGCTGGAGGGCGACTCGTGCCGGGTCACGCGCCTGGCGCGCGGTCTGGCCACCGGCGGAGATATTGAATTCGTCGATGCCCGAACCCTGGCGATGGCCCTGGAAGCCCGGCGACCGGTTTAGCTACCGATCCGAGAAGGTGCGCTAGTCGCGCGACACCCACAGCGGATTTACCGGCCGGTTGCGGATCTTGGACACGGCCACGTAGAGGAGCGGCCCGGCAAAAGCGGCGATCCAGGGGAGCAGGACCTCCAGGAAGAAGTTCTGTCCCAGGAAATCGTGCACGGCCGAGTCCTCGACGATGAGCACGACCCCGATGCGGAAGATGACCGCCGCACCGATGTAAATGAGGATCGGGAAACGGCCGGTGAAGTGGGCGATCAGTCCCGACCCCACGAACAGCAGCGGGATCGACAACGCCAGGCCAAAAATCAACAGGCCGACGTTTCCGTGCGCCGCCCCGGCCACCGAGAGGATGTTGTCCAGGCTCATCACGACGTCGGCAAGCAGGATCAGGCCGATCGCCTGGCGGAACGATCCGGCCTTGCGGCCCCCGGAATGGTCGGACTTGTCCATCGTCAGCAGCCGCCAGCCCACCCAGAACAAGGCCAGCCCCCCGGCCGCGGCCAGGAACGGCAACGCCAACAGCTGGGTGGCGACCGCCGCCAGGCCGACCCGCAGCACCGTGGCCGTTCCGGCGCCGATAATGATCGCGTTGCGGCGCTCGCTGCCGCTCAGGCTGGACGCGACCACCCCGATCAGGATTGCGTTGTCGCCGGACAGGACCAGGTCGATGACGATGATTTGCAGGATGCTGCCGAGCAGCTCGCCATCGACGGATGGGGCGAAGGGCAAGGCTAAGGGACCTCGGAGTCTGGGGAAACGGTGCTGGGTTCGACCCGGCTCTGAGCCCGGCACTGCAAACCGGTCAGGGCACCGGCCGGTTGCCAAAATCGCAGGCCAGCCTCCCGCGAACGCTGGCTACGCCAGGTTGGGCCATTAGATGCTAGTAGACCGAGTATTCACCCTGGACACCTCATCGATCAAGGTGGGGCCGGGGGCGATATCCGAGATTGGCTTCGAGGCCGCGCGGCTGGGGATCCGCCGGGCGATGGTCATCACCGATCCGGTGGTGGCCCAGCTCGATTTCTTCAGCGATGCCATCGCCGGTCTCAAGTCAGGCGGGGTGGAGACGGAAGTCTTCGACGAGGTCGCGGTCGAACCCACCGACAGCTCCATGCAACACGCGGTCTCCGCGGCACAATCGGCCCACTGCGACGGATTCGTATCGATCGGGGGCGGTTCCAGCATGGACACCGCCAAGGTCGCCAATCTTTATTCCGTATTCCCGGCCGAATTCGACACCTACGTGAATCAGCCGATCGGCCGGGGCGCGCCGGTGCCCGGCCAATTGCGGCCGCACATCGCCGTCCCGACCACCGCCGGCACCGGTTCGGAGACAACCGGAGTGGCGATATTCGACTACGCCGAACTGAACGCCAAGACCGGGATCGCGCACCGTGCCCTGCGTCCGACGGTGGGCATCATCGACCCGGCCGCGACCGCAACGCTGCCGCCGATGGTTGCGGCGGCCTCCGGGTTGGACGTACTCTCGCACGCCCTCGAATCGCTCACCGCGATACCGTTCGGGCAGCGCGAGGCGCCGTCCGAACCGGGTATGCGGCCGGCCTACCAGGGCGCCAATCCGATTTCCGATATCTGGTCCACCGCCTCGATCGGCCTGGTCGGCTCCCACATCGTGACTGCGATCGAAGACCCTTCCGATTCCGGGGCCCGCCTGCAGATGATGCTGGCGGCCGCTTACGCCGGAATCGGCTTCGGCAACGCCGGAGTCCACCTTCCCCACGGAATGTCCTACCCGGTCTCGAGCATGGTCCGCAATTACCAGCCGTCAGGATATCCGCCCGGCAAGCCAATAATCCCGCACGGTATTTCGGTCGTGCTCAATTCGCCGGCGGTTTTCCGCTGGACCGCATCGGCCGACCCGTCCAGGCACCTGGAGGCGGCCCGCCTTATGGGAGCCGCCGTGGCCGGGGTTGACCACGCTGACGCCGGCGCGCTGCTGGCCGAAACCGTCATTGCCCTCATGCGACGGCTGGAATTGCCCAGCGGCCTGGCCGCGATTGGATTCGGGCCCGACGACATACCGGCGCTGGTCGAGGGCACCCTGCCGCAGCACCGTGTGACCAAGCTCTCGCCGCGGCCGGCCGGACGCGATGATCTGGCCGGATTGTTCAGCGACGCGATGAGTTACTGGTAGCCGCCGTGCCGCGGGCTCTTTTGACCGACACGTTCTGGGTGGGCACCCGGATCGAGGACGAGGTCCTGGGCGGGGCCGGCATCGAATACAAGATCGCCCCCAGCGGCGACGAGGCGACCCTGGTCGAAATGGCCCGCGACTGCGACGCGATCCTGACCGTTTTCGCCAAGACGACGGCGGCCGTCATTCGATCGCCCGCCGACCTGCGGGTCGTGGCCCGCTACGGGGTCGGCGTGGACAACATCGACGTGTCCGCCGCCACCGCGCGCGGCGTGCCGGTCACCTACATCCCCGACTACTGCACCGAGGAGGTCGCCGGGCACGCGCTGGCGTTGCTGCTGGGCCTGAACCGCGCCCTGCTAAAGACCCACCGCGGCCTTATCGAGGGAGGTTTCGGAGTCGGTCTGGCCAAGCCAGTCTGGCGCCTGTCAGGGCTGCGCCTGGGGATCGTCGGTTTCGGGCGTTGCGGCAGGCAGCTGGGCCGGATCTCGGCCGGATTGGGGATGGAGATCGTCGCCTGCGACCCGGGCTTCCCGACCGGCGCCGCCGACCCCGAGACCGGCGCCCGCTTCGTCTCCCTGGACGATATCATCGCAACCGCCGACATGATCAGCCTGCACGTACCGCTGCGACCCGATACTCACCATCTTTTCTCCGACGCCGAATTTGCGGCAATGAAAGACAGCGCTTATCTGGTCAACACCTCCCGGGGGCCGGTGGTAGACACCGTCGCCTTGGCCAGAGCGCTGGAGCAGGGCCGGATCGCCGGCGCGGGGCTGGATGTTTACGAAACCGAACCGCTAGAACCGGACCACCCGCTGCGGACGGCGCCGAACACGATCCTGACTTCGCACACCGCTTTCTACTCCGAGACCTCGCTGGAGGAAAACCGGCGGCGCGCCGCTCAGAGCGTGGTTGACGTCCTGGCCGGCCGAGAGCCCGACCACATCGCCAACCCCGACTTTGCCGAGGGCGGCAAGGGTCGCTCCCGCAGCTAGTAGATCCCCCGGAACATCTCCTGCAGCTCCTCGAAGGAGGCCTGGGCGGGACTCTGCAGCTGCAGGCGTTCGGAATCGGCGGTCAAACGCGCCATTTCGTCGATGTCGTCCATGCGCACGCCGTAGGCGCTCATCCGGGTCTCGATTTCCAGATCGTCGACCAGTTGCTCGACGACCCCAATCGCGGCATCGGCGCGGGCCGTGGTTGCGGCGATCTTGTCCGAGATCCCCAGCGGACCGGCCAACTCCGCCACCCGCTCGGGCACGGTTCGCGCGTAGAACTTGAATATCGGCACCAGGCAGATCGCGTTGGCTATGCCGTGCGGGACCTTGTAGCGGGCGCCGATGACGTGGGCGGCGGCGTGAATGATGGTCACGCCGGCATTTGCCAACGTATATCCGGCCAATAGCGCTCCCAGCATCTGGCCGCTGCGCGCCTCGATATCCGAGCCCGTCCGGTAGGCGCGCGGCAGGTTCTGGAGAATCAATCCCATCGCCTCGCGGGCGAACATCTTCGTTTGCACGGTGGCGTTGCTGGAGAGGTACGACTCGGTCGCGTGGCAGAACGCATCGATCCCCGAAGCGGCGGTCACCGCGGGCGGCAGACCCAGCGTCAGTTCGGGATCAACGATCGCCACGTCCGGGTAAATGTGCGGCGAAATAACCGGCACCTTGTTGGAGGAATCGTCCATCACTACCACCGCGTTGCCGGTCACCTCGGAGGCGGTGCCGGCGGTGGTCGGAATCGAAATGTTGGGTAAACCGGGACGGGTCACCTCGTTTACCCCGATCAGTTGCTCGACCCGCTTGCCGTTGGCGACCGCGCAACCGGCGATCTGCGCGGTGTCCATCGAACTGCCGCCGCCCAGGCCGATGACGACGTCGGCGCCGGAACC contains the following coding sequences:
- a CDS encoding NIPSNAP family containing protein, with the translated sequence MVVELREYKTLPGQRQNWVDYMEEVIIPFQRAKGMTIVGSFVGSEDENTYVWIRTFADESERTRLYAAVYQTPEWEDEISLRVAEMLDRDRIKVTLLDPTPASAIG
- the dnaX gene encoding DNA polymerase III subunit gamma/tau, yielding MCASILAGDSLRALYNKYRPQRFADVAGQRHVVRILQNALVHKRVSHAYLFSGERGTGKTTVGRILAKALNCQRGIQPEPCNDCEHCRSVGNESFLDLIEIDAASHTSVNDIRDLREKVRYRPASGRYKVYLIDEVHQLSRSAYNAFLKTLEEPPDHAVFILATTDPHRVLPTVRSRCQHLRFKRIDHAQMIGQLERIVGLEEAMADDQALALIARNAEGSLRDALGLLEQGLAYAENRLTERQMRELLGTAGYEGVSIVAAAIARGSVGDAMTALAQSIDDGADPTALHRQLVGFFRAVLMLLTSRNESILGQYSADELAVLREVANNFARIRQPLAVVEALTERPPLTAARPPQLDLELAIVQAALATGAEDALQPLPAVEAPTVKTAAPSYPAPAAEPDPQARPEPAGAAANAPAAGLEPSPKPSVDPGTGPEPEPEPEPEPAPPPGTGDSDLLERFEAVRERFIALVREWDPTVQGQFLGAPARMEGSALVLGIRQQFALDRLDSPAKRAGLEQIAQTALGEPVELRLEHVPSDSGGEAYTARIARAAGELLGAREIKDV
- a CDS encoding YbaB/EbfC family nucleoid-associated protein: MQMMRKMQRQMEKIQQELESTRIETSAGGGLVKVVINGQQDIESISISPDAVDPEDVELLEDLVLAAVNDAVGESRSVAARKMSALTGGMKIPGLSM
- the recR gene encoding recombination protein RecR, yielding MLDAQLPGPLRELIERFTALPGVGAKTATRYAMHLLRSHPGTAAALASAIGNLSEQVFECSVCRNYADSQRCRYCTDPDRQDRVLCVVEDPLDLLALEQSGSYEGRYFVLHGVLSPIDGVGPADLQIGRLRDLVRERSVSEVIVATNASIEGDATASEIARQLEGDSCRVTRLARGLATGGDIEFVDARTLAMALEARRPV
- a CDS encoding TerC family protein, whose translation is MLATGRCPDRFAVPGSEPGRTQHRFPRLRGPLALPFAPSVDGELLGSILQIIVIDLVLSGDNAILIGVVASSLSGSERRNAIIIGAGTATVLRVGLAAVATQLLALPFLAAAGGLALFWVGWRLLTMDKSDHSGGRKAGSFRQAIGLILLADVVMSLDNILSVAGAAHGNVGLLIFGLALSIPLLFVGSGLIAHFTGRFPILIYIGAAVIFRIGVVLIVEDSAVHDFLGQNFFLEVLLPWIAAFAGPLLYVAVSKIRNRPVNPLWVSRD
- a CDS encoding iron-containing alcohol dehydrogenase yields the protein MLVDRVFTLDTSSIKVGPGAISEIGFEAARLGIRRAMVITDPVVAQLDFFSDAIAGLKSGGVETEVFDEVAVEPTDSSMQHAVSAAQSAHCDGFVSIGGGSSMDTAKVANLYSVFPAEFDTYVNQPIGRGAPVPGQLRPHIAVPTTAGTGSETTGVAIFDYAELNAKTGIAHRALRPTVGIIDPAATATLPPMVAAASGLDVLSHALESLTAIPFGQREAPSEPGMRPAYQGANPISDIWSTASIGLVGSHIVTAIEDPSDSGARLQMMLAAAYAGIGFGNAGVHLPHGMSYPVSSMVRNYQPSGYPPGKPIIPHGISVVLNSPAVFRWTASADPSRHLEAARLMGAAVAGVDHADAGALLAETVIALMRRLELPSGLAAIGFGPDDIPALVEGTLPQHRVTKLSPRPAGRDDLAGLFSDAMSYW
- a CDS encoding C-terminal binding protein, with translation MVQRRDELLVAAVPRALLTDTFWVGTRIEDEVLGGAGIEYKIAPSGDEATLVEMARDCDAILTVFAKTTAAVIRSPADLRVVARYGVGVDNIDVSAATARGVPVTYIPDYCTEEVAGHALALLLGLNRALLKTHRGLIEGGFGVGLAKPVWRLSGLRLGIVGFGRCGRQLGRISAGLGMEIVACDPGFPTGAADPETGARFVSLDDIIATADMISLHVPLRPDTHHLFSDAEFAAMKDSAYLVNTSRGPVVDTVALARALEQGRIAGAGLDVYETEPLEPDHPLRTAPNTILTSHTAFYSETSLEENRRRAAQSVVDVLAGREPDHIANPDFAEGGKGRSRS
- a CDS encoding iron-containing alcohol dehydrogenase, whose product is MPGFAPGAQFGLAVGGAPASAGLERGGRIGKLAQRGGRAALFILTQGRIESRTHRDHGGHCQKGNQQPRGGRAWEDRDSQWVLPAERESQRIFSPRPPPPIRIGSRGGAAGRRKPAPAKKSANISGVTPATEPSAQRTTAIRGFFMAVDPAVFRTTKIVDFEAGAVGRLAEEFGYLGGSKAFVVTDQGLRQAGIVDRVESLLAEAGIPFQTRENPAQEPPASLINATADEIAGSGADVVIGLGGGSSMDTAQIAGCAVANGKRVEQLIGVNEVTRPGLPNISIPTTAGTASEVTGNAVVVMDDSSNKVPVISPHIYPDVAIVDPELTLGLPPAVTAASGIDAFCHATESYLSSNATVQTKMFAREAMGLILQNLPRAYRTGSDIEARSGQMLGALLAGYTLANAGVTIIHAAAHVIGARYKVPHGIANAICLVPIFKFYARTVPERVAELAGPLGISDKIAATTARADAAIGVVEQLVDDLEIETRMSAYGVRMDDIDEMARLTADSERLQLQSPAQASFEELQEMFRGIY